A part of Streptomyces sp. DSM 40750 genomic DNA contains:
- a CDS encoding tryptophan halogenase family protein — translation MLNRVVIVGGGTAGWMTASYLKAAFGERIDITLVESGKVGTIGVGEATFSDIRHFFEFLGLKEKDWMPSCNATYKLAVRFENWREKGHYFYHPFEQMRSVNGHPLTDWWLQQGPTDRFDKDCFVMASVIDAGLSPRRLDGSLLDTPYDEHADEMQGLTMSEHQGKTQFPYAYHFEAALLSKYLTTYAVERGVRHVIDDVETVDLDERGWISSVRTAQHGDFTGDLFIDCTGFRGLLLNKALEEPFISYQDTLPNDSAVALQVPMDMEKRGIRPCTTATAQDAGWIWTIPLTGRVGTGYVYAKDYVSPEEAERTLREFVGPAAADVEANHIRMRIGRSRNSWVKNCVAIGLASGFVEPLESTGIFFIHHAIEQLTKNFPGSDWHPTHRDRYNDAIAHVMDGVREFLVLHYVAAKRADTQYWRDTKTRPVPDGLAERIERWRTQLPDSETVFPYYHGLPPYSYMCILLGMGGIDLKPSPALALADPGAAHREFEAIREKTEQFSRTLPTAYDYFTQVR, via the coding sequence ATGCTCAACAGAGTCGTGATCGTGGGAGGCGGTACGGCGGGTTGGATGACCGCCTCGTATCTCAAGGCCGCTTTCGGCGAGCGGATCGATATCACGCTGGTGGAGTCCGGGAAAGTCGGAACCATCGGGGTGGGGGAGGCCACTTTCAGTGACATCCGGCACTTCTTCGAGTTCCTGGGGCTCAAGGAGAAGGACTGGATGCCGTCCTGCAATGCCACGTACAAACTGGCGGTGCGGTTCGAGAACTGGCGCGAGAAGGGCCACTACTTCTACCACCCGTTCGAGCAGATGCGTTCGGTCAACGGCCATCCGCTGACCGACTGGTGGCTCCAGCAAGGTCCCACCGACCGGTTCGACAAGGACTGCTTCGTGATGGCCTCCGTCATCGACGCCGGGCTCAGCCCGCGCAGGCTCGACGGCTCTCTGCTCGACACGCCGTACGACGAGCACGCGGATGAAATGCAGGGCCTGACGATGTCCGAGCATCAGGGCAAGACCCAGTTCCCGTACGCCTACCACTTCGAAGCCGCGCTGCTGTCCAAGTACCTGACGACGTACGCCGTGGAACGCGGCGTCAGGCATGTGATCGACGACGTCGAAACGGTAGACCTCGACGAGCGGGGCTGGATCAGCTCGGTCAGGACGGCCCAGCACGGTGACTTCACCGGGGACCTGTTCATCGACTGCACGGGCTTCCGCGGCCTGTTGCTGAACAAGGCCCTGGAGGAGCCGTTCATCTCCTACCAGGACACTCTGCCCAATGACAGTGCGGTCGCGCTCCAGGTCCCGATGGACATGGAGAAGCGCGGCATACGCCCCTGCACGACGGCCACCGCCCAGGACGCCGGCTGGATCTGGACCATCCCGCTGACGGGCCGGGTCGGCACCGGCTACGTCTACGCCAAGGACTACGTCTCCCCCGAGGAGGCCGAGCGCACGCTGCGCGAGTTCGTCGGTCCCGCGGCGGCCGACGTCGAGGCCAACCACATCCGGATGCGCATCGGCCGCAGTCGCAACTCGTGGGTGAAGAACTGTGTCGCCATCGGGCTGGCCAGCGGGTTCGTGGAGCCGCTGGAGTCGACCGGGATCTTCTTCATCCACCATGCGATCGAGCAGCTGACCAAGAACTTCCCCGGCTCCGACTGGCACCCCACCCACCGCGACCGGTACAACGACGCCATCGCCCATGTCATGGACGGTGTGCGGGAGTTCCTGGTCCTGCACTACGTGGCGGCCAAGCGGGCCGACACGCAGTACTGGCGCGACACCAAGACGCGCCCGGTTCCGGACGGGCTCGCCGAGCGCATCGAACGGTGGCGCACCCAACTGCCGGACAGCGAGACGGTGTTCCCGTACTACCACGGGCTGCCGCCGTACTCGTACATGTGCATCCTGCTCGGCATGGGCGGCATCGACCTGAAGCCGTCGCCCGCGCTCGCGCTCGCCGACCCCGGTGCGGCGCATCGGGAGTTCGAGGCGATCCGGGAGAAGACCGAGCAGTTCAGCAGGACGCTGCCCACGGCGTACGACTACTTCACGCAGGTGCGCTGA